One Streptomyces sp. NBC_00554 DNA segment encodes these proteins:
- a CDS encoding MFS transporter: MSREQRGPNEKLGTVLALAGISNAGLARRVNDLGAQRGLTLRYDKTSVARWVSKGMVPQGAAPHLIAAAIGQKLGRPVPLHEIGLADADPAPEVGLAFPRDVGQAVRSATELYRLDLAGRRAGGGGIWQSLAGSFAVSAYATPASRWLITPADSSVAREVSPGEGSGAPQKVGHSDVLKLREAAEDARRWDSKYGGGDWRSSMVPECLRVEAAPLLLGSYSDEVGRALFGASAELTRLAGWMAFDTGQQEAAQRYYIQALRLARAAADVPLGGYVLASMSLQATYRGFGDEGVDLAQAALERNRGLATARNMSFFRLVEARAHARAGDAHAAGASLRAAEGWLERARDGDNDPSWLGFYSYDRFAADAAECYRDLKAPRQVRRFTEQALSQPTEEFVRSHGLRLVVSAVAELESGNLDAACAQGVRAVEVAGRISSARTTEYVKDLLHRLEPYGDEPRVVELRERARPLLMAPA; encoded by the coding sequence ATGTCCAGGGAGCAACGCGGGCCGAACGAAAAACTCGGCACCGTTCTCGCCCTCGCGGGAATCAGCAACGCAGGACTCGCGCGTCGCGTCAACGATCTTGGCGCTCAACGCGGGTTGACTCTTCGCTACGACAAGACGTCGGTGGCGCGCTGGGTGTCGAAGGGAATGGTGCCCCAAGGTGCCGCGCCGCACCTCATCGCGGCCGCGATCGGCCAGAAGCTCGGCCGCCCGGTGCCGCTCCACGAGATCGGCCTGGCGGACGCGGATCCCGCGCCGGAGGTGGGCCTCGCATTCCCCCGTGACGTCGGGCAGGCGGTGCGGTCGGCGACAGAGCTGTACCGCCTCGACCTCGCCGGGCGCCGGGCCGGCGGCGGTGGCATCTGGCAGTCGCTGGCCGGATCGTTCGCAGTGAGCGCTTACGCAACTCCCGCTTCGCGATGGCTGATAACCCCGGCCGACAGCTCGGTGGCGCGCGAGGTGAGCCCCGGTGAGGGCTCCGGAGCACCGCAGAAAGTCGGCCACAGCGATGTGCTGAAGCTGCGCGAGGCAGCAGAGGACGCCAGGCGCTGGGACTCCAAGTACGGGGGCGGTGACTGGCGTTCGTCCATGGTGCCCGAGTGCCTGCGGGTGGAGGCGGCGCCGCTGCTGCTCGGCTCGTACTCCGACGAGGTCGGAAGAGCCCTCTTCGGGGCGTCGGCCGAACTCACCCGCCTGGCCGGATGGATGGCCTTCGACACCGGCCAGCAGGAGGCGGCCCAGCGCTACTACATCCAGGCTCTGCGCCTGGCCCGGGCCGCCGCCGACGTGCCCCTGGGCGGCTATGTGCTGGCCTCCATGTCCCTCCAGGCCACCTACCGGGGCTTCGGCGACGAGGGCGTCGACCTCGCCCAGGCCGCCCTGGAACGCAACCGCGGCCTCGCCACCGCCCGCAACATGAGCTTCTTCCGCCTCGTCGAGGCACGCGCCCACGCGCGCGCCGGTGACGCCCACGCGGCCGGCGCCTCCCTGCGGGCCGCCGAGGGCTGGCTCGAGCGGGCCCGCGACGGCGACAACGACCCGTCCTGGCTCGGCTTCTACTCGTACGACCGTTTCGCCGCCGACGCGGCCGAGTGCTACCGCGACCTGAAGGCGCCGCGCCAGGTGCGCCGCTTCACCGAGCAGGCGCTGTCGCAGCCGACCGAGGAGTTCGTACGGTCCCACGGTCTGCGTCTGGTGGTCTCGGCGGTCGCCGAGCTGGAGTCGGGCAACCTGGACGCGGCCTGCGCGCAGGGCGTCCGGGCGGTGGAGGTGGCCGGGCGGATCTCCTCCGCGCGCACCACGGAGTACGTGAAGGATCTTCTGCACCGGCTGGAGCCGTACGGGGACGAGCCTCGCGTGGTCGAGCTGCGGGAGCGGGCGCGGCCGCTGCTCATGGCTCCTGCGTAG
- a CDS encoding asparagine synthase-related protein has protein sequence MRWLVGWSSTAARAPEIGSAGATGSDGETVHPVGSQLLWGDPDPLWAVGDWRPDEVRVVKADEQNRMAVLGICGASDEELRVGLFAARGGALRHLTAWSGSYTAVVQVGRRLMVAGDLAGARPVFYTPWAGGTAYATAALPLADLIEANLDFGHLAALLAAPDVPAAVHDSTPYEGVRRIPPGHALILRTGAREIASYEQTASLAVATPSADPTSAVDAVRDALVEAVRARLAAPRHVPGTDVDPGPVPGMGPAERRAARGMPVPGIGADLSGGPASGTLALLAAGLPGAPGTVLGHGTGAGERLLAVTFNDLAVSGRESELERAGSLAANPRLHHVVVTGGEETLPYADLDGPLTDEPGPSLVTAARHRARLSSGSADHFTGYGARQVLDAHPARLADLLMDRKRRHLVKPVAALAKADGSVMVPARVYGAARKLARTPYRTGVDVLADRLMQRRFEEPGGAVGASLAALTWARPGPAARWLTGEALAEVSVRLGAASGRPGVGPGQRPGDFRARAALARHASDLRVLEQAAEIRFQRLHAPFLDNQVVRACRALPEALRVQPGARAAILRTVLEGAGVGDLPPGWGAPSHASSAAAARTGLRVAADSLIALFDTPLLAQAGLVEARVVRKALRAAAEGEPLPLDGLADLVSLELWLRRLLARRGTCWTGTPARQRAVPAGIVPQGRALGAGAAGRG, from the coding sequence ATGCGGTGGTTGGTGGGGTGGAGCAGTACCGCCGCCAGAGCGCCTGAGATCGGCTCGGCGGGCGCAACGGGCAGCGACGGGGAGACCGTTCACCCGGTGGGTTCCCAACTCCTGTGGGGTGACCCCGATCCGCTCTGGGCCGTCGGCGACTGGCGTCCCGACGAGGTGCGCGTTGTGAAGGCCGACGAGCAGAACCGGATGGCCGTACTCGGCATCTGCGGAGCCTCCGACGAAGAGTTGCGAGTGGGACTGTTCGCCGCGCGCGGAGGGGCACTTCGCCATCTCACCGCCTGGTCCGGCAGTTACACCGCCGTCGTCCAGGTCGGCCGTCGCCTCATGGTCGCGGGCGACCTCGCGGGCGCGCGGCCCGTTTTCTACACCCCCTGGGCGGGCGGTACGGCGTATGCGACCGCCGCCCTGCCCCTCGCCGACCTCATCGAGGCCAACCTCGACTTCGGGCACCTGGCCGCGCTGCTCGCCGCCCCCGACGTACCGGCCGCGGTGCACGACTCGACCCCGTACGAGGGCGTACGGCGCATTCCGCCGGGGCACGCGCTGATCCTGCGCACCGGGGCGCGCGAGATCGCAAGCTACGAGCAGACCGCCTCCCTCGCCGTCGCCACCCCCTCGGCCGATCCCACCAGCGCGGTGGACGCCGTGCGCGACGCCCTCGTAGAGGCCGTACGCGCCCGTCTCGCCGCGCCCCGGCATGTGCCGGGCACCGATGTGGACCCCGGGCCCGTACCCGGGATGGGGCCCGCCGAGCGGCGGGCCGCGCGCGGGATGCCCGTTCCGGGGATCGGCGCCGACCTCTCCGGAGGGCCCGCCTCGGGGACGCTGGCGCTGCTCGCGGCGGGGTTGCCGGGGGCGCCCGGGACGGTACTCGGGCATGGCACCGGGGCCGGTGAGCGTCTCCTTGCGGTCACTTTCAACGACCTCGCCGTCAGCGGGCGGGAGTCCGAGCTGGAGCGGGCGGGCTCCCTGGCCGCGAATCCTCGGCTGCACCACGTAGTCGTCACCGGGGGCGAAGAGACGCTTCCCTACGCCGACTTGGACGGGCCGCTCACCGACGAGCCGGGGCCTTCGCTGGTGACCGCCGCCCGGCACCGGGCGCGGCTCTCCTCCGGGAGCGCCGACCACTTCACGGGGTACGGCGCCCGGCAGGTCCTGGACGCCCATCCCGCCCGGCTCGCCGACCTGTTGATGGACCGCAAACGCCGCCACCTGGTGAAGCCCGTCGCCGCGCTGGCCAAGGCGGACGGGTCCGTCATGGTCCCCGCGCGCGTGTACGGCGCGGCACGCAAACTCGCCCGTACGCCGTACCGGACCGGGGTCGACGTCCTCGCCGACCGGCTGATGCAGCGGCGGTTCGAGGAGCCGGGCGGGGCGGTCGGAGCCTCGCTTGCCGCGCTCACCTGGGCCAGGCCCGGGCCTGCGGCGCGCTGGCTGACCGGTGAGGCGCTTGCTGAAGTATCGGTTCGCCTGGGGGCTGCGTCGGGTCGGCCCGGGGTCGGTCCCGGCCAGCGGCCGGGCGACTTCCGCGCGCGTGCGGCTCTCGCGCGCCACGCGTCCGATCTGCGCGTCCTTGAACAGGCCGCCGAAATCCGCTTCCAGCGGCTGCACGCGCCGTTCCTGGACAACCAGGTCGTACGCGCGTGCCGTGCCCTTCCGGAGGCGCTGCGGGTTCAGCCCGGTGCCCGGGCCGCGATCCTCCGTACGGTGCTGGAGGGGGCCGGCGTGGGGGATCTGCCGCCCGGGTGGGGCGCGCCCTCGCACGCGTCCTCGGCGGCTGCCGCGCGTACGGGGCTGCGGGTGGCCGCGGATTCCCTGATCGCTCTGTTCGACACGCCTCTGCTGGCGCAGGCGGGGCTGGTGGAGGCGCGCGTCGTCCGCAAGGCGCTGCGGGCGGCTGCGGAGGGGGAGCCGCTGCCCCTGGACGGGCTGGCGGACCTGGTCTCCCTGGAGCTGTGGTTGCGGCGGTTGCTGGCTCGGCGGGGGACCTGTTGGACGGGGACGCCGGCTCGGCAGCGGGCGGTGCCTGCGGGGATTGTGCCGCAGGGGCGGGCGTTGGGGGCGGGGGCTGCTGGCCGCGGTTAG
- a CDS encoding BTAD domain-containing putative transcriptional regulator produces MRYGILGVTQVEDDRGALVAVGGPRVRALLAALAQRPDRTVAPETLIDEVWADEPPQDAPAALQALVGRLRRAVGKDTVTSETGGYRLRAAKEDVDLFVFEHLVGKGKSALAHEDAATATDHLRDALALWRGPALADLPDRTAATRPEALRLEATRTRVEADLRLGRAGDVVPELKELTEAHPYDEALQALLIRALRETGRGAHALAAYEGVRRTLMDGLGTDPGPELRALHAVLLEAGGEGEGVELGRPGSGSWSGKTRSVNGARPRTGADPMLRGASAQDAAPRDSSRAARNGNIRPRLNSFVGREPEIDAIRSDVQRARLVTLTGPGGSGKTRLAEEAAAGLPQAWLVELAPLDRPEAVPGAVVSALGLRETVLITNELAPQQYDPVALLVEYCAQRSELLILDNCEHVIGAAAELAETLLTRCPGLTILATSREPLGVPGELLRPVEPLPPDPARRLFLERASVVRPDADAALHDSAAVDEICRRLDGLPLAIELAAARLRMLTARQIADRLDDRFRLLTSGSRTVLPRQQTLRAVVDWSWDLLDERERTVLREASVFAGGWDLAAAEAVCTGPAADLIGALVDKSLVVATPYDGSDGGDSGGGSGGGEGSDGRAGVVSGMRYRMLETIHEYAAERAAEVPELLAAAERRHRAWVRALVEEAEPLLRSAEQLPWIRRLEAELDNIRAALYRAVVARDEEEAGALVLAVGWFWWLRNFRREGAEWTDLVLRLCTVTGGAAPSGPGRCDNPGASRDPGRDAPLAYLAAVDPVAAYLATPTSDHDERHPLYGMRMRLRMLHLFMTVETDPLARHGDERMREYIGRVRSVFAKGGPVAASIPGIIWPMTVHFMGSSAEDMRPAMDAAVANCRLYGGEWEIGVTLMFRTHMVVDAPGGMPGVDDDLAELRVLSRRVGDRWMRAQVCSAAGEAAMARSLFEEAKGEYAEALRLAYEVGAYAEAPFLLARLAEIAYRAGERSRALTALDEASDASDRYGVPDARAFVHLLRAQIALDDGEFAYARELCEQARVESARGTPPPQFVAALDGVDALVLAAQCGQERGLRKLSDALLAAVAGRCADVVLAGLVEGAAGLLSELGDHPRAVRLLGVGTRWRGGHLRPAMECAVAERTEAAAIAALGPVGYESERATGTDFSRDDALRDLAEALKEHPAAAS; encoded by the coding sequence GTGCGGTACGGGATTCTGGGGGTCACCCAGGTGGAGGACGACCGGGGGGCCCTGGTGGCTGTGGGCGGCCCCCGGGTACGGGCGCTGCTCGCTGCCCTGGCCCAGCGCCCCGACCGGACGGTTGCACCGGAGACGCTGATCGACGAGGTGTGGGCGGACGAGCCCCCGCAGGATGCCCCGGCCGCGCTGCAGGCCCTGGTCGGCCGCCTGCGCCGGGCGGTCGGGAAGGACACGGTCACCTCGGAGACCGGCGGCTACCGACTGAGGGCCGCCAAGGAGGACGTCGACCTGTTCGTCTTCGAACACCTCGTGGGGAAGGGCAAGTCCGCCCTCGCACACGAAGACGCCGCGACCGCCACCGACCACCTGCGCGACGCACTCGCCCTCTGGCGGGGCCCCGCCCTCGCGGACCTCCCGGACCGCACCGCCGCGACCCGCCCGGAGGCCCTGCGCCTGGAGGCGACCCGGACCCGAGTCGAGGCCGACCTGCGACTCGGCCGCGCCGGCGACGTCGTACCGGAGTTGAAGGAGCTGACGGAGGCTCACCCGTACGACGAAGCGCTGCAAGCACTGCTCATCCGCGCCCTGCGTGAGACCGGCCGCGGCGCGCACGCCCTGGCCGCGTACGAGGGGGTACGGCGCACCCTGATGGACGGACTGGGCACGGATCCGGGTCCGGAACTACGTGCCCTGCATGCGGTGTTGTTGGAGGCGGGAGGGGAGGGGGAAGGGGTTGAGCTGGGGAGACCGGGGTCCGGGTCTTGGTCGGGGAAGACGCGGTCGGTGAATGGGGCGCGGCCTCGGACAGGTGCGGATCCGATGTTGCGGGGCGCGTCGGCTCAGGACGCGGCACCCAGGGACTCCTCCCGCGCCGCACGTAACGGCAACATTCGTCCGCGTTTGAACTCTTTCGTGGGGCGGGAACCCGAAATCGACGCCATCCGTTCGGATGTGCAGAGGGCACGACTGGTCACTCTGACCGGACCGGGGGGTTCGGGCAAGACCCGCCTCGCCGAGGAAGCCGCCGCCGGGCTTCCGCAGGCGTGGCTGGTCGAACTCGCCCCGCTGGACCGGCCGGAAGCGGTCCCCGGCGCCGTGGTCAGCGCCCTCGGTCTGCGCGAAACCGTGCTGATCACCAACGAGCTGGCGCCCCAGCAGTACGACCCGGTCGCCCTGCTCGTCGAGTACTGCGCCCAGCGCAGCGAGCTCCTGATCCTTGACAACTGCGAACACGTCATCGGCGCCGCGGCCGAGCTCGCCGAAACCCTCCTGACGCGCTGCCCCGGGCTCACGATCCTCGCCACCAGCCGTGAACCCCTGGGCGTGCCCGGCGAGTTGCTGCGCCCGGTCGAGCCCCTGCCGCCCGATCCGGCGCGCCGCCTCTTCCTGGAGCGGGCCTCGGTCGTACGTCCCGACGCCGACGCCGCGCTCCACGACTCCGCGGCGGTGGACGAGATCTGCCGGCGGCTCGACGGTCTGCCCCTGGCCATCGAGCTGGCCGCCGCGCGGCTGCGGATGCTCACGGCCCGGCAGATCGCCGACCGCCTCGACGACCGCTTCCGGCTCCTCACCTCCGGAAGCCGCACCGTGCTGCCCCGCCAGCAGACCCTGCGCGCCGTCGTCGACTGGTCCTGGGACCTGCTCGACGAGCGGGAGCGGACCGTGCTGCGCGAGGCGTCCGTCTTCGCGGGCGGCTGGGACCTCGCGGCCGCGGAGGCCGTGTGCACCGGGCCCGCCGCCGACCTCATCGGAGCACTGGTCGACAAGTCCCTGGTCGTCGCGACGCCGTACGACGGCAGTGATGGCGGTGACAGTGGTGGTGGCAGTGGTGGTGGTGAGGGAAGCGACGGTCGTGCGGGTGTCGTCAGCGGTATGCGGTACCGGATGCTGGAGACGATCCACGAATACGCCGCCGAGCGCGCCGCCGAGGTGCCCGAGCTGCTTGCCGCTGCCGAGCGGCGCCATCGCGCCTGGGTGCGCGCGCTGGTCGAGGAGGCCGAGCCGCTGCTGCGCTCCGCCGAGCAACTGCCTTGGATCCGGCGCCTGGAGGCCGAGCTCGACAACATCCGGGCGGCCCTCTACCGCGCCGTCGTCGCCCGTGACGAGGAGGAGGCCGGTGCCCTCGTCCTCGCCGTGGGCTGGTTCTGGTGGCTGCGCAACTTCCGCCGCGAGGGCGCGGAATGGACGGACCTGGTGCTGCGGCTGTGCACGGTCACCGGCGGCGCCGCACCGTCCGGCCCCGGTCGGTGCGACAACCCGGGTGCCTCGCGCGACCCCGGCCGGGACGCCCCCCTCGCCTATCTGGCAGCCGTCGACCCGGTGGCGGCCTACCTCGCCACCCCCACTTCCGACCACGACGAACGGCACCCGCTGTACGGCATGCGGATGAGGCTGCGCATGCTGCACCTGTTCATGACGGTGGAGACCGACCCGCTGGCCCGGCATGGGGATGAGCGGATGCGGGAGTACATCGGGCGTGTGCGTTCCGTCTTCGCGAAGGGCGGTCCGGTGGCGGCGAGCATTCCGGGCATCATCTGGCCGATGACCGTCCACTTCATGGGCAGCAGCGCGGAGGACATGCGGCCCGCCATGGACGCGGCGGTCGCCAACTGCCGTCTGTACGGCGGTGAGTGGGAGATCGGCGTCACCCTGATGTTCCGTACGCACATGGTCGTCGACGCCCCGGGCGGGATGCCGGGAGTGGACGACGACCTGGCGGAGCTGCGAGTGCTCAGCCGACGGGTGGGCGACCGCTGGATGCGGGCCCAGGTGTGCAGCGCGGCCGGTGAGGCGGCCATGGCGCGCAGTCTCTTCGAGGAGGCGAAAGGGGAGTACGCGGAGGCGCTGCGGCTCGCGTACGAGGTGGGCGCGTACGCCGAGGCGCCCTTCCTCCTGGCGCGGCTGGCCGAGATCGCCTACCGCGCGGGCGAACGGTCCCGGGCGCTGACCGCTCTGGACGAGGCGAGTGACGCGTCCGATCGGTACGGGGTGCCGGACGCCCGCGCGTTCGTTCATCTGCTGCGTGCCCAAATAGCCCTGGACGACGGGGAGTTCGCCTACGCCCGCGAACTGTGTGAGCAGGCGCGCGTGGAGAGTGCCCGTGGTACCCCGCCCCCGCAGTTCGTGGCGGCGCTGGACGGGGTCGACGCGCTCGTCCTGGCCGCCCAGTGCGGCCAGGAGCGCGGTCTGCGGAAGCTGTCCGACGCCCTGCTGGCCGCGGTGGCCGGACGCTGCGCCGATGTGGTGCTGGCGGGTCTCGTCGAGGGCGCCGCGGGCCTGCTCTCCGAGCTGGGCGACCATCCGCGCGCGGTCCGTCTGCTCGGCGTCGGTACGCGGTGGCGTGGCGGCCATCTCCGGCCCGCCATGGAGTGTGCGGTGGCCGAGCGCACGGAGGCCGCCGCGATCGCGGCCCTCGGTCCCGTCGGCTACGAGTCGGAGCGAGCCACGGGTACGGACTTCAGCAGGGACGACGCCCTGCGGGACCTGGCCGAGGCGCTGAAGGAGCATCCCGCCGCCGCCTCGTAG
- a CDS encoding sigma-70 family RNA polymerase sigma factor: protein MSVDGRDESLGDGDADGDTETGGLPSKQVPSQGGPQGGTPGAAPSGALPGALPSGAAPSAPDPSVPPQRDRFDRREGGGFLPPPVDLPPSDADLIERMRAGDDTAYEGLYRRHAEAVRRYARTCCRDAHTADDLTAEVFARMLQAVRGGSGPEHAVRAYLLTTVRRVAANWTKTAKREQLVDDFAVFAAQAARGSEVSDDDTLDLGADVRAMHEAEQSMAMQAFRSLPERWQAVLWHTEVEDESPSEVATLFGLDANGTRVLASRAREGLKQAYLQAHVSATLTMDGECARYADRLGAYARGGLRTRAERGLRKHLEECAKCRLAAGQIKEVASGIPALVPIAVIGWFGAAGYAKVAALIAGGAGAGAAGAAGAASAAAGGSGGASAGGGAAASEGLGAPVKAGIAAGVVAVAATAIALALAGNEAPPKKPEAKPATSPAVEVPLPSPNPPKKDPAPKPPAMAPAPAPTPTPTPTPKPTPKPTPKPSPTPTKPKPTPTPTPTPTPTPTPKPTPPPPAPAVYQWSELDYGVNGDGTKPEMRLGESSWVWQRYGVSIADKQYTHGVTVHGRSSVTIDLNRSCSAYDAVVGIDDMTLGLGQVRFSVYTDGSRMWQSPLIKGGDPAVPVHVNLTGRKTIRLVVEPHSVFDTTALADWAESKFLCE, encoded by the coding sequence ATGAGCGTTGACGGTCGGGACGAGTCACTCGGTGACGGTGACGCGGACGGCGACACGGAAACCGGCGGGCTGCCGTCCAAGCAGGTACCCAGCCAGGGCGGACCGCAGGGCGGCACCCCGGGTGCCGCGCCCTCCGGTGCCTTGCCCGGCGCTTTGCCCTCCGGTGCCGCACCCTCAGCACCCGATCCCAGCGTCCCGCCGCAGCGCGACCGGTTCGACCGGCGGGAGGGCGGCGGTTTCCTGCCGCCTCCGGTCGATCTGCCGCCGTCCGACGCCGATCTGATCGAGCGGATGCGCGCGGGCGACGACACGGCGTACGAGGGGCTGTACCGGCGCCATGCCGAGGCCGTGCGCCGTTACGCCCGCACCTGCTGCCGGGACGCACACACCGCGGACGACCTCACGGCCGAGGTGTTCGCCCGCATGCTGCAGGCCGTACGCGGCGGCAGCGGCCCCGAGCACGCCGTACGCGCGTATCTGCTCACCACCGTCCGCCGGGTCGCCGCGAACTGGACGAAGACGGCAAAGCGGGAGCAACTGGTCGACGACTTCGCGGTGTTCGCCGCGCAGGCCGCCCGTGGCTCCGAGGTGTCCGACGACGACACGCTCGACCTCGGCGCGGATGTGCGCGCGATGCACGAGGCCGAACAGTCCATGGCCATGCAGGCGTTCCGGTCGCTGCCGGAGCGCTGGCAGGCCGTGCTGTGGCACACGGAGGTCGAGGACGAGTCGCCGAGCGAGGTCGCCACGCTCTTCGGGCTCGACGCCAACGGCACGCGGGTGCTGGCCAGTCGCGCCCGCGAGGGCCTCAAGCAGGCCTACCTCCAGGCGCATGTGAGCGCCACGCTCACCATGGACGGGGAGTGCGCGCGCTACGCCGACCGGCTCGGCGCCTACGCCCGCGGCGGGCTGCGTACGCGCGCCGAACGCGGGCTGCGCAAGCACTTGGAGGAGTGCGCCAAGTGCCGCCTCGCGGCGGGCCAGATCAAGGAAGTCGCCAGCGGGATCCCGGCGCTCGTGCCGATCGCGGTCATCGGCTGGTTCGGTGCCGCCGGGTACGCGAAGGTCGCCGCGCTCATCGCCGGTGGCGCCGGCGCGGGTGCGGCCGGAGCGGCGGGTGCCGCCTCCGCGGCGGCCGGCGGCTCCGGCGGAGCGAGCGCGGGTGGCGGCGCGGCGGCCTCGGAGGGGCTCGGCGCGCCGGTCAAGGCCGGTATCGCGGCGGGTGTCGTCGCGGTGGCCGCGACGGCGATCGCGCTCGCCCTGGCAGGCAACGAAGCCCCGCCCAAGAAGCCCGAGGCCAAGCCGGCCACCTCGCCCGCCGTCGAGGTACCGCTGCCGTCGCCCAATCCGCCGAAGAAGGACCCTGCGCCGAAGCCGCCGGCGATGGCACCCGCGCCGGCTCCGACACCGACCCCCACTCCGACGCCCAAGCCCACCCCGAAGCCCACACCCAAGCCATCGCCCACGCCGACGAAGCCGAAGCCCACGCCGACGCCCACCCCTACTCCGACCCCCACCCCCACCCCTAAGCCGACGCCGCCTCCGCCCGCGCCGGCCGTCTACCAGTGGAGCGAGCTGGACTACGGCGTCAACGGCGACGGCACCAAGCCCGAGATGCGGCTCGGCGAGAGCAGCTGGGTGTGGCAGCGCTACGGGGTGTCGATCGCGGACAAGCAGTACACGCACGGGGTGACCGTCCACGGCCGGTCCTCCGTCACCATCGACCTCAACCGCAGCTGCTCGGCGTACGACGCGGTCGTGGGCATCGACGACATGACGCTTGGCCTGGGCCAGGTGCGCTTCTCCGTGTACACAGACGGTTCACGCATGTGGCAGTCGCCGCTGATCAAGGGCGGCGACCCGGCGGTCCCCGTCCATGTCAACCTCACCGGCCGCAAGACCATCCGCCTCGTCGTCGAGCCCCACTCCGTCTTCGACACGACGGCGCTGGCGGACTGGGCGGAGTCGAAGTTCCTGTGCGAGTGA
- a CDS encoding TetR/AcrR family transcriptional regulator: MHIQESHWSSASATASGGMVGAAAGGDGRGPGNGSRTTPLRVDAQRNLEHVLRAAREVFGELGYGAPMEDVARRARVGVGTVYRRFPSKDVLVRRIAEEETSRLTDQARSALGQEDEPWSALSRFLRTSVASGAGRLLPPQILRVGVAEDGTEADEARVPQQRSQLAPELRLVEQRSAPADEVLVAAADDAGAAQLLDVVGRLVERARAAGELRADVTVADVLLVIATAAPSLPDPAQQAAASARLLDILLEGLRSRPA, translated from the coding sequence ATGCACATTCAGGAATCTCATTGGTCATCCGCGTCCGCCACCGCGTCCGGTGGCATGGTCGGCGCGGCAGCGGGCGGCGACGGCCGCGGTCCGGGCAACGGATCGCGTACGACGCCGCTGCGCGTGGACGCACAGCGCAATCTTGAGCACGTACTGCGCGCGGCTCGCGAGGTCTTCGGCGAGCTGGGGTACGGCGCACCGATGGAGGACGTGGCACGGCGCGCCCGGGTCGGTGTCGGCACGGTGTACCGGCGCTTCCCGAGCAAGGACGTCCTGGTCCGCCGGATAGCCGAGGAGGAGACCTCCCGGCTGACGGACCAGGCGCGCTCGGCGCTCGGGCAGGAGGACGAACCGTGGTCGGCGCTCTCGCGCTTCCTGCGCACGTCGGTGGCCTCGGGCGCGGGACGGCTGCTGCCGCCGCAGATACTGCGGGTCGGCGTCGCGGAGGACGGTACCGAGGCGGACGAGGCCCGGGTGCCGCAGCAGCGGTCCCAACTCGCTCCCGAGCTGCGGCTCGTCGAGCAGCGGTCGGCGCCCGCGGACGAGGTGCTGGTCGCGGCGGCGGACGACGCCGGTGCGGCGCAGCTGCTCGACGTGGTGGGACGGCTCGTCGAGCGGGCGCGTGCGGCGGGCGAGCTGCGGGCGGACGTGACCGTGGCGGACGTACTGCTGGTGATCGCGACGGCGGCGCCCTCGCTGCCGGACCCCGCCCAGCAGGCCGCGGCCTCGGCCCGGCTTCTCGACATCCTGCTGGAGGGGCTGCGCTCGCGCCCGGCGTGA